Within the Catalinimonas niigatensis genome, the region GACAAACCTTGGGAATGATAATAAGCAAGTTAGTTAGGAGGCTTTTGGGAGAGCGCTCTTAACAATCAGTAGGGCAGTACAATAAATGCCGGACCATCAGCCCGGCATTTATTGTATATCCATAACCATATTCAGTGTTACTTATTCTCCTACTACAATAGTTGTCCTGTCAAGGGCGGAGACCTGGAAGAGGCCCAGGCCTAAGCCATCATTACTAATGACATTGGTGCGTGGGTTGGCTGGAGAAGGGCCGTACATGCCGCCATCGCCATTCAGAATGTTGTCCAGATCATTGTAGAACAGAAAAGCATCCCGGCTGATGCGGTACATTTCAAAGGTAGCCTCATCCCCCTCACGGTACAGTTCTGGTGATTCCAAACCATTGATGTAGCCGGAGATCAGTTCGTCATCGGCATAGAAAACACCTGTGTTGGAATCAAAGTTTTGGATGGAATCATTGCGGAAGAATTTGAACAGATAGTAATCTTTGGTCTCGGCTGGCTCTCGGGCATAGATGCGTATGCGGTAATACAACCCTTCTTCCTCAGGATCATCCTGTGCCCTCTCGTCAATATCCCATACCAGGCTGTCAATGGAAGCTAAGGGAGCCATTTCTTCTTCAGCAGACAATGTCTCTCCATCAGGAAGCACAATTTGCAGGCTG harbors:
- a CDS encoding DUF4249 domain-containing protein, producing the protein MKTIIKLILLSFSATAFFSCDEPIELDLKQTPPQYVVDALITDQLSDHYVKLTRSVDFYTEGKTPGVSGAEVEVSDNEGNTYQYLESETEAGLYTANFEGKPGNTYSLQIVLPDGETLSAEEEMAPLASIDSLVWDIDERAQDDPEEEGLYYRIRIYAREPAETKDYYLFKFFRNDSIQNFDSNTGVFYADDELISGYINGLESPELYREGDEATFEMYRISRDAFLFYNDLDNILNGDGGMYGPSPANPRTNVISNDGLGLGLFQVSALDRTTIVVGE